GAAGCTGCGCGGCGCTGTCGCCCTTGCCGAGGCTGGCGAGGCGCCGGCCCCGGAAATCTCCGGCGATGATCCTCACGCCTTGAGCAGCGCCTTGAGGTCGGTTTCCGGGTCGGCCACGGCATCCGGGTCGGCAGATTTTCCGTTGTCTATCAGTCGCTTGCCGACCATGTAGGCGCGCGGATCGTTCATCGCGTCCACCGCCACGAGCTCACCGTCACGATAATACCAGAACGAGACACCGTGACCGTCACCGCCCGGTCGGGTCACGATCCGGTCATACCCGGCATTGAGCCCGGCGATCTGGAGTTTGACGTCATACTGGTCGGACCAGAACCACGGCTGCGGCACGTAATCCTTGCCGGCGCCCATGATGTTCTCGGCCACGCATTCGGCCATGTCGATGGCATTGGGCACGCTTTCCAGCCGAAGCCGCCCGCCACGCCAGGGGAAGGAGGCGCAATCTCCGGCGGTCCAGATGTCGGGATCGGAGGTACGCCCCTGCGCGTCGGCGGCGATGCCGTTGTCGATCTCGAGCCCCGCGGCCTCGGCCAGAGCGGTCTCGGGGGCGATACCCACGCCCACGATGACGAAATCGACGTCGATCTCGCTTCCGTCGCTGAGGCGCGCGCCGGTGACGCGGTCCTCGCCGAGGAGCGTCTCGAGACCCACGGCCTCGCGGATGGTGACGCCGTGGTCGCCGTGCAGCTTGCGGAAGAAGTCGGAGGTTTCGGGCGCCGCGACGCGTTGCAGGATGCGGTCGGCCATCTCGACCAGCGTGACCTTGAGTCCGCGCGAGCGCGCGACCGCCGCGGCCTCGAGCCCGATATAGCCGCCGCCGACGATAAGCACATGCGCGCCCTCCTGGAACTCGGGCGCCATCGTGTCCACGTCATGCAGATCGCGCACGGTGTAGACGCCACCGAGCGTGCCGCCGATCGCGGCCGGGAGCCGGCGCGGCGCGGAGCCGGTGGTGAGCACGAGTTGCTTGTAGGGCAGCCGTTCCTCGCCCATCACGATCTCATGCGCATCACGGTCGATGGCGGTGACGGTGGCGTCGAGCCGCAGGTCGATCCCCTGATCGGCATAGAAGCTCTCGGGGCGGAGATAGAGCCGTTCAAGCTCCATCTCGCCCAGCAGGTATTTCTTGGACAGCGGCGGGCGCTGATAGGGTGGCACCGGCTCGGAGCCGATGAGCGTGATGGACCCTTCGAAGCCCAGGTTGCGCAACTTGGCCACGAGCGACGATCCCGCCTGCCCTGCCCCGATCACGACGATATCCGACATGTCCCCTCCCGATTGTCATGGTCACGCGCGTGGACGCGATCTATATATGCGGGAAAGATCACACGAGAACCAGACAGGAACCGACCATGAGCATCTCGACCGGCGACAGGATACCCGAAACCACGCTTCTCAAGCTCGGCGCGGAAGGGCCCGAACAGGTGGACCTGGGCGAGCTGGCCAAGGGCCGCAAGCTCGTGATCTTTGCCGTGCCGGGGGCGTTCACCGGCGTGTGTCACAATGCGCATATGCCGAGTTTCGTGAAGAACATGGACGAGATT
This window of the Roseovarius sp. SCSIO 43702 genome carries:
- a CDS encoding NAD(P)/FAD-dependent oxidoreductase, with translation MSDIVVIGAGQAGSSLVAKLRNLGFEGSITLIGSEPVPPYQRPPLSKKYLLGEMELERLYLRPESFYADQGIDLRLDATVTAIDRDAHEIVMGEERLPYKQLVLTTGSAPRRLPAAIGGTLGGVYTVRDLHDVDTMAPEFQEGAHVLIVGGGYIGLEAAAVARSRGLKVTLVEMADRILQRVAAPETSDFFRKLHGDHGVTIREAVGLETLLGEDRVTGARLSDGSEIDVDFVIVGVGIAPETALAEAAGLEIDNGIAADAQGRTSDPDIWTAGDCASFPWRGGRLRLESVPNAIDMAECVAENIMGAGKDYVPQPWFWSDQYDVKLQIAGLNAGYDRIVTRPGGDGHGVSFWYYRDGELVAVDAMNDPRAYMVGKRLIDNGKSADPDAVADPETDLKALLKA